TAACATTTGGCAGGCCATCAAATCTATcagttaaaaaaatgaaaatgaagaaCCTTAAGAAAATGTTAGCAAAGAACATGGTCATCAAAGGTGACAATTTGTTGAaaccatttttcaaacaaataagTAGGTATCACCAACGGCAAGATATCAAGGCTTACTTTCTGGTTTCTACGTGCTTCGCTGATGCCTGTAGGGATGGAAACTGTGCATCATTGAAGATCTCGGGCGGTCCTTGTGATTGCGTTCTTCTCACATTACCCGATCTGGCTCCTGGAGGTCGATAGACACCAGCAGGTTTTGCTTCTGGAATTTCTTCAACTGAAAACAAAAAAGTAAATTTTCTCAGGCAGTTCAAATGTTTACACAGTAAGGAAATCAAAAATCGTACCCTATGCCTCCAGTGTTAAATCCAAGATTAACCATACAAAACGTATGATTATATGAATATAGTAAAATTCCTggtatcctgaattcaagcaatcggcaacccaagcaactggcaaaaaaaaagaaaataactaaacaagattaaataaaaatgtaaataaaaattttaaatcgtaaaagtaaatgctctccaaagcaacacaaaaCAGCCAGTGGAGTGACCTGATCATGCCCTGCCTGCAGCAGCATTTTGAATAAAGTTAAGCTTGAATTAAAAGGTGGCACCTAGTATGAAGAGTCAATTGATGCCACTTGCAGCTgtggtgactctcccaaagtgtctccctatccctgactAGTTTTTAATCTTTATTAGCATTggtattttagtaaggctttatctgtaaactttggggggggtgggggggggggttgttaagTACAACAATGGCAtggttagctcaacactgttagTGTCTAGGGTATGAATTtaaattatgggaattacctgattaaagtgaactttacataataaagactacaatactgatttgttTTAATCAAATAACTTCATTTTTCACTGTATTTTGTCATTtatactgtttattcttaatgcttaATTTGGCATTGTAAAAGCATGTctaggcaaccagaaaattcagatTTCCAGTAGCTGCAATCCCTTTAGgcgccagataccagggattttactgtaccctGTTCTAGAAGAAAGAGAATTAAGGTTAAGAATGACAATTTCAACTGACTTATAAGTAGCAATAAGCCAAGTAGAATTATTCTGATCCTTTAGCTCATGGAGTGATTTACAAAATAGCAAAGGTAGGAGAAAGCATTGCTTAAAAAATAATGAATCAACACATTGATATTATTCTCTATAACATCTGATTCCTCCACATTCAAAAGTTACATATTTCTTTTGTGAACACAAAAGTAAGCCCTCCTTCAATGCATGGAAACTTCAACCACAACTCTTTAAACTTAAAGATGCTAGAATGGGCAATAGGCATTTCTTAAGAGCTGCACACCAAACGCTAAATTTAAATCAATCAGATGGCTTCCTTTTCCTTGGCAAAGAGATTTAGAATGGAAATAATTTCCATATCTAATGAGTCTTGAAAATCAATGGGAAAAGGAAGCATAATGGCTTTACAATTCAGATAAAAGACACTCAAGCCCACTTCAGCTCTCATATTAAGACCCCTATATGCTGAAGATTTCATTCaagccacaaaatcattcaacTCAGGAAATAAGGGTCAAGTTCAATAAGCATGCAGTCTTCAAGTagtgatttttgttttattttaaaaagtgttcCACATAATAAATGTAGTGGCATAATAAAAAACATTCAAACACAAATCTGCTTTAATGGCTATTTCATGATCCTGTGGTTAAGAGGTGAATGTAAATGTCCTACAAGAATTTCATAAAATTCTGGGAATAAATAACTTCTGTCTACATTTCAAGAATGCCGGTGCACACTGCCTGACGATTCTAACTATTTAGCACTGTGGGAGTACTGGAGGAAACGTCTTTTTTTTTTATGTCTATGCTTACCCACAGTGACAGGTGCCTGCACTGGTGTTATCTTGTTCCAAGGTCCAAAGGTCCGGTCTCCTTCTCTGTAAGAAACATTTTCTCCATTCTCATCTTGATCTTCTTTCTTCTCATTATCTTCTTCCTCCCTTTCATCACTAGAATTAGTAATGAAAATCACAACGCTCATTGTCAAAGCAGTTCACAGGAGCTATATATAGATATGCATATATGTAAGACATACTTTGGACTTAATTGAGCAAAACCAAAATTAAGTTGCCTTTTGACACAGGAACTTTTGGGCTATGATAATTCATGAATAGAACAGTCACCAATGGATTTTTAAACCAAGGAAATTTTGACcgtgcaaaatggaggaacaccacctcattattccttctgggcactctccaaccagacaactgacttctccaatttccattcatCCCCTCCCCAAATCTCTCTAtctactttcctccagctcctcatccCCTTCCCATCAGAGagccactctctctccccatcacttctcagcttttttctcctgcttcccacctgtatccacctatgacttcttgcctgctggtctgtgctcctcccccttcctctctgcttttcttccttcccccacctttttttataaagtcaggcacctgcctgtttttgcttctccctaagggctcaggcccaaaacattggctacccttttcttcctatggatgctgtgtgacctgctgaatttcctcaacacatttgtattgtgcattttttctcacATTATTTTCCTACAAATGGTCACAGAACAGACCTTTTGCCCAACTTGTCTAGgtcaaccaagttggcattctgggctagtccaatGTGCTTGGTCCATATCCTTTCAAGGTCTTCCAATCCATGACAgtccaaatgttttttgaatgtcaaaattgtatCCCATTTCTATGGTTtcttctggcagcttattccaaatGCTGGCCAATATGAGTAAAACATTGCCTCTTATGTTCCCCTTAAAATCTTTGCCTCTTTCCTTGAACCCACTCTAATTttggaatcatctaccctggggaaaagactgaatATTCTCTTTATGtacatccctcataattttataaaacagCTTCTTatctagggaataaagacccagcctatccaatccctATAACTCATGCATCCAGTCCCAATAATAACCTgctaaatatcctctgcaccccttgcaatttattgatatccttcctacagCTGGGTATTTGGCTTTACTGTGGCTAGAGCACTACCTTTAAACCTCACCTTAATATTTTTCAGGCCCAGCTGCAAATGCACATAACATACTCAACTGAGTCAGGTGTTGCAATCTCTTCTATTCTACAAGCAGCTAAAAATGGTCAGGTCCTCAAGTATTTTCTTGAAGTTGAGATGCTTAACTTTTTTAAGCTAATACTACAGCACTTTCCTCAAATGAGTTGAAGGATGAAAATGTTAAAAGACACAAATCGTAAGTAATAGCAGAAGCAAGCCattttcccagtcctcttatcTGATCATTATGGATAATCTTTAACTTCTTGCATCCATCAATCCTATTAATCTTTGGCAAAAGCAGAACAAGGTTTTATAACCAAAAAAAACCATCAAGAGGCAGAGTACAAAAGCATGGAATTATCGTATTATCTATATATAATGCTGAATACTCAGCTAGAATTCTGGGCACCATGCTGTAGGAGAGACACAGAGTTTGAAGTCTACACAAGTTAACTACTAGATCAAGGATGCTGGCTCCAGTTACAATGAAGGCTAGGGATAAAAATAGTAAAGGCAACAAAAGTAAAGTGGATGAAAAGGTATTGatgaaaataatttaataaaaataaaattgtttgtTAAAAATTATGCACAGCTTTGAAAAACCTTTTCTATTAGGAAGTTTAGCAGCAAAATGGAACTGATGAAAAGATGACTCACAAAAGTACAAGAGGGTAGCATGAAGAAACAAAGCAGCAAACTGTAATAGGGAATTTGCTGCCTGATAAGGTGACAGCAGACTCAACAGCTACATTTCAGATGTTAAATATTAGAAGATGGAATAAAAATAACTGTGATAGAACAACAAAAGGGGCACCGTATATCAAATATTCTCTTACTTCACTGTGTCACAATATGATCAGGCGAACACCAGAAACTAATGGACCCAAATTTTCTCTTGTATTTCTTAGGTTTTTGATCTCATTGGAATAAAAAGTAGTTCTAACGAAGGTAACAACAATGGTATGTGGGATAGAGTCTCAGGATGATGAGCAACTGTGACATTTTCAAATCAGACACTAGTAAGTACAAACACGTCTGTCACAATCCACTGTTAAAGATAGTAGCCAAAACCATGGCCATACTAATTCAGAATTATTCACAACTGTAATTACACAACATTATAGCATGATGTGGTGCTCATGTATTCCTGAAGCCCTTCTTCATTTCAGTGGCAAAGTTCATGGTTACAAGAGATGCTGTCGAAGGAGCCTAGGCAAGTAGCTGCAGTGGAGGTATTCCATGTTTAGGGTGGAGTACCAGTCAAGCAGGATGCTTTGATTTACATGGTGTCAAGGACCAGCTCCCATCAAGAAAAGTATTAAGAAATCAATTATATTTCTGATTTATGCACTGTGGGCAGGTGATAGGCTCTGGGCATCAGAAGGAAAGTGCTGCAAGATACCCAGACTCTGATCTGCCCTTGCACAGAAAATGTATGTAATTGGCCTGATTATTTCAGTAGTAACTCCCAGAAGGTGATGGGGAACTCTTGCAATGGTAAAGCTATTGCATGTCAAGAGCAGGTAGTTAGACTCCCTCACAGGCCATGAGTTAATAAGTGATGACCAAAATGTTACTTGCTACTCAATGAACACTAAGCAAACAAAATCACACAGCCAGTGGAAACATATAATTATGGCTTAAGTTTAATGAAAAGATCTTTTATTGAAAgtgcatatttaatttttttgctcACCTTATTTGTAAAGCATGGATCCTTAAACCACTGTAATCAACTTCCTTTTGCTCAAACTCCTTCCATTCCTCATCCTCCTGTAACAGATCTAAAGGTTAGTTTGTACACTTGAATAGATTGTCTGTTTATAAAATAATCAGTGATAAACTTGCAAAAGCCTCATGATCTGCGTTAAATGTCGAATACAAGGGAAATAAAAATCAAGGAAAGGCCAGTGTCTTTTGTCACAATGTGATTTAAAGCACCCCCAAAAAATTCTATAACAGCCATTCGTCCTTCTAGAAAATAACAATTCAACCACAGATATCTAGTTAACTGCATTCTATATACTCCAGTGGCCTGATTGCTACTATCCAACATTCCTTGCCAAAGTATGGCAACCCGAAGCCTATGAGAGTTGTCTATGAGAGCCTGGACTCAGAAAcaagaattttttaaatcaatagacaataggagctggagtaggcccttcggcccgtcgagccagcaccgccattttacagatcatggctgatcactaccatcagtacccctttccaatATAGAAACTGTAGCAGCAATGAGGTCAAAAGCAGATTTCATATAGATAAATTAATTTTACAGACGTGTCAGATTTTTAACATTGTTACgagtccaaaacccagcagcaatagatatgcaccacaacaatgggttacttaaacaaaagttgctttgaatgatctttaaacatgaaaatagaatcaaactttaaattatctctattgacttacttaactcccttctaattctaagtacacgtgtgtttaagttcagtaaagttctttggttcacagtccaatctcactggttgcaggcaattcttgtactgtgcgcagaagttaacattaataaagttctccagcctttggtgcttaacaggtaaatggttaccactcagaagggttcttgttggttttcagagagtttttcttgtttcaggtcaccatcgagttcctttctgtttctcctattccaagggaaacatcgAACAGCCAGTGTTCTCCTTTGACCAAGCCATCTTCCCAAGagtgccagcttgtccctctggaactgatgtctgtctctcctctctctctccctctgagaGCAGAgcctattttttttcctctctgcctgcaaagatcacatgaccttccaggcagtaaatgctcttttccagacaaaacTGCTACTGCccattgttacatttgtggccTTCTGCAAaatgacagtccatcatgagtctgagcactcTCGCAAAAGCTCCTgccaaaattctgtgttttaaagtgtttgtgtgtgacctgctctaacaaacctttcccaatttatctcccaaacacctctatatactcagACACCACATCTAGTACAAAGTAACATACTTTGCAGTAAAAATGAACAGCAAAATGCACAATGGGATAGATTTAAACTTCACGAAAAGAGAGTGGTCAAATGCCATTGCAAAAGGGACAAAATGCACAAagaacaatatgaaaaagtatgcTAAAGTTGTGTTGAAGAGGAGGTTTCAGCTAATCTATCAATTTTGACCATTGTATTTATCAAAGATGTCTAAGATTTAGAGAAAATAAAGAGATTTACTAAAATAGTAATGCAATTTTAAGCCAGAAACCACATGGGACTGATCAGTAATTGGCTTGagggtagcagttagcataacagtTATCACCATGCTAGTAATTGGCTTGagggtagcagttagcataacagtTATCACCATGCTGTTACATAGCCCGGCGCTATAAggagtgtgggtttcctccggtactccagtttccttccatccttcaaaaaagtacaggtgttgtaggttaattgggtgcacaggcttgtgggctggaagagcctgttaccatgctgtatgtttaactttaaatttaaaaataaccaaCATGGAAGGACCAGGGGACAAAAATGTCACCTTAAACCAGAtagtccacaatccaaatcatttgaTAATTTTATTGAGAAAATAGGGAGAAAGTACTTCAATTGGCAAGCTGCAAGGAAAACTTTTAATTGGCAAAATAAAAAAGGAGCATGAcaattgaggttttttttaaaacttatttcaTGCATAGTAACACAGAATGTTATCTGAAAGGAGATTCCAAGAGGACATCATTGCTACATTCAATGTCAACGTCCATTGTtatgggctgggggggggggggaaaggagagaacaGAATTAATTTGACATCTCTTTTAAAAATCTACACAAGTAAAGTGGACATAACGAGTTCCTTCATTCTCCTATAATTAGGCTACTCCACACAATAATAGAAAAAAACAAGTCAGTCATGTTATGGGTGGATGGGGGTATACCTACAAAGGTATGAATGTCAAAAAGGCCAGAACACCACAATACTGAGCTATTGgggagttaagggtgaaagaccAGATCAATGGGTTTCAAGGAAGAGAGGTTACTCGACAAAGATGCATAGAAATTAGGAGTAAGCTATTTGCCTCTTGACTCCACCATCTAATACAATCATGCTTGATTGTCCTTCATCACACCATTCTCTCTACATACCTCATGCCTTATATCTAAAAATCTATTTTCAAGTTTATTCAGTTACGTAGTCTCcatagttgaaaaaaaaacaatgctggagaaacttaggtcaaacagtgcctttatgtagcaaaggtaaagatatgtttcaggcttgagcccttcatcaaagctgtttgacctgctaagtttctccaacatttgtgtgctttttcatttaacagtgtctacagaatcctgtgttttacccctagACTCCATAGTTACTCTGTGGTAGTGCATGTCACAGGTTAATCACCCATTTTCTCTTGTTCATCCTAAATCTCTTGACATCTAACCCAAGACTACAACCTCATCCATGTACTAGACATCCCACCAGATGTTGAATCCAGACTGTCCAGCCCCACCTGAATTTTATGCACTTTAATAAGGTATtgtattcttctaaattctggttaaaaaaaatacaccaagTTGTCCTAATCACACTTCATACAAGCAGTCATTCCATGCCACCAGTTTAATTTGTAAGCTTTGTTGCACTCCAATAGCAAGTATAGCCTTTGTGGGAAAGGAAACCAGAAATGCAAACAATACTCATGTTGTCTCACTCAAATGCTCGTGCTCATAGCCAACATATCATTTCTCTCATACAGTGAAGaatggttcaggcccaaaacattgattatagatCTTTACTGCCTACAGACActgcaagttcctccagcatctttgcttttaaatacaatttatcttGGCCGTTGGCTGcacctgaacatttttttttcagtgactGGTGTCCAAGGATATCCAAATCTCTTGGTACATCAACACTTCCCCGTCTAACACTATTTAAATAATGTGCATCCTTTTTCCTATCAAAGTGTAAAACTTTGCATTTCTCCACACGAAACTGCAGCTCTTTCtttattcattcattttattcaagCCTCATAATACATTCCAGTTTAATTTTGCTGAAAAAACTTTGTTCTTACCTTTCAATAGCTAAGGCCCAATCATTGATACTTCCAGTTAACTACTGCCAACAAAAAAGATCCAATTTTCCCTCCTATTTCATGTAGTCAACTAATTTGTCAATAATTAGTAAAAACCATTGAATCCAGTAGATATGGGGGTTGGTAGGTTGGTAGATaccggataaatgtattttccgattgcttgagaCTTGTTCTGACAATGCCCAACATCTGAataaaccatttaaaagacaaaaatactacacttacactgaacaatcttcacttgcatgaatatgtaagcattaaagcattttattttattttcagtaagATTCTTTGAAAATAGTCTGCATCTGAAGGTTCCTCCCACCCAAAAGGCAAACAGtaacattgtagataattaacacccacccccccaccctctccaaaTTTACAAACAAACCCTCTGACTGGAGCAAATTTGActataaggagacactttaagacagTCACTccacggcgagcggcatcaatcAACACTTCATCTTGGGCAGCACCATtggtgtttcacacaactttatccCAACAGCTGTTATGAACAAAACATGACCAAGGAACCCTGCTGGCTAAACATTTGCTCCcagcttcaccaaaggtttacatgttacttcagagaacattgacttttataattttaaacttgcatatttttacctattatatttttaaaatgtattttcctcatttttttgccagttgcttgaattccagcatGTGGAAATTTATCAGAGTCTTACCAAAAATCTTACATTAATTTGATTTCTCTTATGTATTTTATCAGCTATACTCTCAAAAATTCATCTTTATCAAACATGTGGCTAGTAACAAGTTGGGTCAGCTGCGCCTATTGAAATGTCAATCTAGGGTTTCACTACAAAACAGGGATACAAAATTTTCATTTGTCCCTATCGAAGAGATGGCTGAACTGTGATTTAATTCTGTACACCGACCTTTACCTCAATTCTAAACttcagatgattttttttcccaactaaacaaaataaaatgcaattATTATCTGCAAAGTTTCAAATAAAATGCAGAACAAGTGGAGGACCTAAAAGATTGAAATCTATTCCTTTGGATGAGATGAATAAATTCCAACTGTGGGAATAGAGTGACTAATTTTACAGATTGTGGCAATTAGAATATGGTGCCTGGGCCACCAATCATCAAGATCATGACCAATTATATTAGCTTGATTAACCTGTTCCATCAACACAGTAATGTAATGTTTCATGTTTTGAATGAACTATCATTAAAATGactcaggaaaaaaaatgaagaatcatCATCCAAAGTGACAAAAAATACTCATCCTAAATTGTTTACCCTGATTGAGGTAGTGATCTTGGACTCCtgatgggactctcttttgcttctatttctgacTGTAGgaagcatttcaggcaatttctgccaaaatcaaatgtaacaatgtacattgatgtgaATGTATAGATATAATTGACACTATGGTGTGATAAGACTTGAAATGGTTtttattgtaaataatttattgtgaataaagactatatttgacaaaaaaattacagaacCATCTACTTGTTCTCTTCTCGTATGACAAATTAGCCTAGGGACTAACATAACTGTCCTCTCAAGCTGCCTCTCCAAAAGTTTTCACCCTATGTTCacattttgttttttctttttaccTAGATGAGttaccctcaccaccaccaccccctccccccccaacattACACCATCTCCCCATCACCCACTCACCTGCAATGCCCTCCATAAAGTttaggactttttttttcctctttatttaCCCCAATGTTCTTcagctttaaatttgtaattaaacaattcaccaAATTTTCTAAAAGGTCATTTGTGTAaattttggtttaaccatgtagaaattacagcactttttatacatagtttccctccaccaccaccaaatTTCAGGGCACCTTAATATTTGAGACATAGCAATggaatgtatattaaagtagtcacgtTCAGTACTTCGAtgtatatcccttgcatgcaataacTACTCTAATGTGATCCCTAGATATGAACAGGTGCAGAGTATCTTTTCTGGTGATGCTctttctgccaggcctctactgcagccatctacagctcctgcttgtttcagctttTCCCCTCaagtttctcttcagcatataaaAGGTATTCTCGagtggatttagatcaggtgactgacttggccattcaaaaatTTTCTAGTCTTTAagctttgaaagattttattgctTTAGCATAGTGATTCCCTAAGTGGACACTGCTGCCCATCTGTGGGTTAGGCGGCGGCGAGTAGAGGGCAGTCTGAACCTTCCATCTTTTTATTATTCAATTTGctagtgcagtaattttctagcCAGATTTagggtggcagtagtgagcaaaataaacagcGACAAGGCATTCTAGCGAGAGCTGAACTTGGTAGCCGCCATATTGGTGGcgtcccagcgctgccactacacCCCCTCGTCCCAGCGCTGCCACTTCACCCCCTcgtcccagcgctgccactacacCCCCTcgtcccagcgctgccactacacCCCCTcgtcccagcgctgccactacacCCCCTcgtcccagcgctgccactacacCCCCTcgtcccagcgctgccactacgccccctcctcccagcgctgccactacgccccctcctcccatcctgcCACTACACCCCCTCCTCCCAGCGCTGCACAACCCTCTCAGCCCACACCCCTCCTCCCAGCGCTGccacaccccctcctcccacGCTGCCACTACACCCCTCCTCGCCCATACACCCTCCACTCACCCCACTCGCTGCCACTACACCCCC
The Narcine bancroftii isolate sNarBan1 chromosome 1, sNarBan1.hap1, whole genome shotgun sequence genome window above contains:
- the cdv3 gene encoding protein CDV3 homolog isoform X3; protein product: MAEREHKSLDDFFAKRDKKKKKDKTKAVKTGPSAPPKVVLAAEPVALSAEPVPTSAPEPAATAASSTDPGAVSAETAPVSVSTATGVTRKPKKEKERAAKGESQDPQQERPREDEEWKEFEQKEVDYSGLRIHALQISDEREEEDNEKKEDQDENGENVSYREGDRTFGPWNKITPVQAPVTVVEEIPEAKPAGVYRPPGARSGNVRRTQSQGPPEIFNDAQFPSLQASAKHVETRKH
- the cdv3 gene encoding protein CDV3 homolog isoform X2, with product MAEREHKSLDDFFAKRDKKKKKDKTKAVKTGPSAPPKVVLAAEPVALSAEPVPTSAPEPAATAASSTDPGAVSAETAPVSVSTATGVTRKPKKEKERAAKGESQDPQQERPREDEEWKEFEQKEVDYSGLRIHALQISDEREEEDNEKKEDQDENGENVSYREGDRTFGPWNKITPVQAPVTVVEEIPEAKPAGVYRPPGARSGNVRRTQSQGPPEIFNDAQFPSLQASAKHVETRNLI
- the cdv3 gene encoding protein CDV3 homolog isoform X4, whose translation is MAEREHKSLDDFFAKRDKKKKKDKTKAVKTGPSAPPKVVLAAEPVALSAEPVPTSAPEPAATAASSTDPGAVSAETAPVSVSTATGVTRKPKKEKERAAKGESQDPQQERPREDEEWKEFEQKEVDYSGLRIHALQISDEREEEDNEKKEDQDENGENVSYREGDRTFGPWNKITPVQAPVTVVEEIPEAKPAGVYRPPGARSGNVRRTQSQGPPEIFNDAQFPSLQASAKHVETRK